The Nitrospirota bacterium nucleotide sequence GATAAAGGGCAAAAGGATTCTGGAGATGTATTTTCGGGACAATCTAAAATTTGATTTTTAGAAGGATTTAGCGATGGAGCAATATAAATTCAATACAATTGATGAAGCTATAGATGATATAGCGCAGGGGAAAATAGTTATCCTCGTTGACGATGAGGACAGGGAAAATGAGGGCGACCTTACAATGGCAGCAGAAAAAGTAACCCCTGAGGCAATTAATTTCATGGCAAAATATGGCAGGGGACTTATATGTCTTTCCCTCACCCCTGAGAGGGTTGATGAACTAAGGCTTCAAATGATGGCCGATGAAAATACCTCAGCCTTTGGCACCCCCTTTACTGTTTCCATAGAAGCTAAAAAGGGAGTAACAACAGGCATATCGGCTGCAGACAGGGCGAGGACAATTCTTACTGCCATTGACCCTAAGACAAGGCCAGAAGACCTCGCAAGGCCGGGTCATGTGTTTCCCCTCAGGGCAAGGCGTGGCGGAGTGCTCCAGAGGGCAGGCCAGACAGAGGGCTCTGTTGATTTAGCAAGACTTGCCGGGCTATATCCAGCAGGGGTTATATGTGAAATAATGAATGACGACGGCACTATGGCCCGTGTGCCCCAGCTCATGGAATTCAGCCACAGGCACAACATGAAAATTGTCACCATTAAAGACCTGATTAAATACAGGATGCGCAATGAATGCCTGGTAAGAAGGCTGGCTACCACAAAACTACCGACTAAATCTGGCGGTGAGTTTACGGCCATTGCATTCGGGAATTTTGTGGACAGCGGTGTGCATATAGCACTTGTAAAAGGAGAAATAAAACCCACTGATGAGATTCTTGTCAGGGTTCATTCAGAGTGCCTCACAGGGGATGTATTTGGCTCAAGGAGATGCGACTGCGGAGAACAGCTACACAAGGCTATGGAAATGATAAAGGATGAAGGAAAAGGCGTTATACTCTACATGAGGCAGGAGGGCAGAGGCATCGGCCTTGCAAATAAACTGAAGGCATATGAACTTCAGGACAAAGGACTCGATACTGTCGAGGCAAACATCAAGCTCGGCTTTAAGCCTGATTTAAGGGATTACGGCATTGGCGCCCAGATATTAGTTAACCTGGGAGTGAGGAAAATGAAGTTGATGACCAACAACCCACGCAAGATAGTCGGGCTTGAGGGCTATGGCCTGAAGGTTGTAAAGAGAGTGCCAATTGAAGGAATGCCCCATGAGAGAAACATAAGATACCTTATAACCAAAAAGAAGAAGCTCGGACACATACTGGAGAATGTGTAAACTGTAGTAAAACCACAGAGAAAGAACTGTGTGGGAGAATAAATAATGCAAATTAAAACACAGAGACACAGAGGCACAGAGAAGTGAGAAGTGCAATCATAACTTCCCATTTCCTATTTCTCATTTCCCAATTTATAACTCTGTGTCTCTGTGCCTCAGTGGTTATATTATCTGTGAACTCTGTGTTCTACTTAATAAGGGAGGCGTTATGAAAAAATATGAGGGAGAGCTTCAGGCAAAAGGGCTGAAGTTTGGGATTGTTGTAAGCCGCTTTAATGATTTTATTACAAACAGACTTCTTGAAGGAGCTATTGATACTCTTCTGAGACATGGGGCAGAGCAGCATGATATTGAGGTAGTCAGAGTTCCCGGGTCTTTTGAAATACCTCTGGTTGCAAAAAAACTTGCACAGAAAAAGAGCTATGATGCTGTAATCTGCCTTGGAACAGTTATAAGAGGTGCAACTCCCCACTTTGAATACATCGCCTCAGAGGTTGCAAAAGGCATTGCATCTGCATCTCTGGAGACAGGTATTCCAATAGCCTTCGGTGTTATAACTGCTGATACAATCGAGCAGGCAGTCGAGCGAGCAGGTGCCAAGAGCGGAAATAAGGGGTGGGATGCTGCACTTACAGCTATTGAAATGGCCCAGCTCCTTAAGAAACTGTGAACGGTTAAGAGTGAACAGTGATCAGTAAAGACTGCAGGAAAAACCTTCTTTCACTTGTCACTCTTAACTCGTCACTCATCACTGCCTTATGAAACGGCGCAGGGCAAGGGAATATGCACTACAAATGCTTTTTCAGCTTGACTTAGCACAAGGCCATTTAACCAGTGAGTTTATTAAAGACTTCTGGGCGGACAAGAAGGAAGACAATGATGTAAAGGATTTTGCCAGCAGCCTTGTTGAAGGCACATGGAAAAACTTAGATAAAATAGATGAGTTAATTAAGAAATCAGCAGAACACTGGTCTTTAAAGAGAATGGCTGCTGTTGATAGAAGCATCCTCAGGTTTGCCACTTACGAAATCCTTTACAGAAGTGACATCCCCTCCTCTGTTGCCATAAACGAGGCAATAGAAATAGCAAAAAAATATTCAACTCTAGATTCAGCTCCTTTTATAAATGGAATATTAGACAGGATTTCAAAATATCAAGAAGCCGCTAAAGTAAAAAAGATGTGATAAGTCATGCGCTACGCTATAATCTCCGATGTCCATGGAAATCTGGAGGCCCTTAAATCAGTATTAAAAGCTATTGGCAGAGAGGGGGTTAACAGCATCTGGTTTTTAGGCGATGCTGTGGGCTATGGCCCTAATCCCAATGACGCAAAGGCTGCTGTAAAGTGGACGAAAAATATTATGACAAAAAAGAATGCCTCCATCCTTAAAGACTTACCGATCACAAAAAGAATAAAAGACAAGGGAATCCTTCTCGTTCATGCAACCCCGAAAGAGCCTCAAAGATGGCACTATATGTTTACTCTGCAGGATGCCCGCTTGAATTTTCGATTTTTTCCAGAGAAATTGTGCTTTATAGGGCATACCCATCAACCTTCGATAGTGGAACATAGCCCGAGAGGCAAGCTAACTGCGTACATGGACGGCGTGGAAATAAAAGATTACCACAGGTATATAGTAAATGCAGGGAGCGTAGGGCAGCCGAGAGATGGCAACCCGGATGCATGTTATGTAATTTACAGTAAAAATATCATAGAGATAAAAAGGGTTCCTTATGATATATTATTAACCCAGAAAAAGATGCATGAAGCAGGACTGCCGCTGCCATTAATCGAGAGACTTGCATGGGGGACATGATAAAAAAGGAGATCGGAGATTTTGTATAAACCACAGAGACACCGAGGCACAGAGAAGTAAGAAGTGCAGTCATAACTTCCCATTTCCTATTTCTCATTTCCCAATTTAAAACTCTGTGTCTCTGTGCCTCAGTGGTTATTACTTCTGGGGTAAAGGATTTATAAGGAGAGATTATGATAGCACGTTACACGCGGCCTGAGATGGGCAGGATATGGGAGTCCGAGAATAAATTTAAAAAGTGGCTCGATGTCGAGATGGCTGTTTGCGAGGCATGGGCAGAGATAGGAAAGATACCAAAGGATGCAGTAAGAAAGATAAAGAAAAAGGCGAGGTTCGATGTTGAAAGGATCGATGAGATAGAGAAGACCGTAAAGCACGATGTCATTGCCTTCCTCACCTCGGTGGCTGAGAATGCAGGCCCTGAGTCGAGGTTCATCCATAAGGGCCTCACATCATCGGATATTGTTGATACAGCCCAATCACTCCTTATGAGAGAGGCCTCGGACATAATAATCCAGGATATAAAGGAACTGATGGCTGTCCTGAAAAGGCAGGCATTCAGATATAAAGACACACCCTGCATGGGCAGAAGCCACGGTGTCCATGCAGAGCCAATGACCTTTGGATTGAAGTTCACCCTCTGGTATGAGGAGATGAGGAGGAATTTCGCGAGGATAGAGAGGGCAAGAGAGGCTGTAAGCATCGGGAAGTTCTCAGGCGCTGTAGGGACATTTTCGAATATCCCGCCTCTAATCGAAGAGAAGGTCTGTAAAAAACTTGGTCTCAGGCCTGAACCTGTTGCAACGCAGGTTGTGCAGAGGGACAGACACGCAGAGTATCTACTAACCCTCGCACTGATTGCAGCATCCATAGAAAAAATAGCTGTCGAGATAAGGCATCTCCAGAGAACCGAAGTCCTTGAGGCTGAAGAGCCATTCGAGGCAGGCCAGAAAGGCTCATCAGCAATGCCCCACAAGAGAAACCCGGTTGGCTGCGAGAACCTCTCAGGCCTTGCGAGGGTAGTGAGGGCAAATGCAATGGCAGCTCTTGAGAACATCGCCCTCTGGCATGAGAGGGACATATCACACTCATCAGTAGAACGGATCATCATCCCTGACAGTTCCATACTCGTTGACTACATGCTTAACAGGCTCACGGGCATATTGGATGGCCTTCAGGTCTACCCAGAAAGGATGAAGGGAAACATGGCAGGGAGCTATGGCCTCTATAACTCACAGCGAGTCATGCTCGCCCTCACTGAGAAGGGGCTTTCGAGGGAAAAGGCATATGCCATTGTCCAGAGAAATGCAATGAAGAGCTGGAAGGGGAAGAGGGATTTCAAAGGACTGTTACTAAAAGATAAGGAAGTAAAAAAATATCTGACAACTAAGGAGATAGAGAATATATTCAACCTGAAGCATTATTTCAGGAATGTGGATTATATATTCAAGAGGGTATTTGGGAAGTGATTTACAGATACAGAAGACCTGCCCTTTCCGAGACAAAAAGGAGAAATCTCCTATCAATTGTGAGGGAAAGGGTCTCCCCTGAGATAGAGGATATCCAGACAGAATATTGTTTTTATATCGAGTCGGCAGAGGCCCTCACCCCTGAGGAGATAGATGCCCTGCGCTGGCTCCTGAGTGAGACATTCGAGCCAGAGAATTTTTCGGATAAGAGTTTTTTGACTCGTCACTCGTCACTCGTCACTGAGCCTGCCCTGAGCCTGTCGAAGGGTCACTGTCTTTTCGAAGTCGGCCCCAGGATGAATTTCACCACTGCCTGGTCAACCAATGCGGTCTCTGTATGCCATGCCTGCGGACTGAAGAAGATAACACGGATAGAGAGGTCGAGGAGATACAAATTAATTAAGGGGCAAGGGACAAGGGACGAGGGACAAGACTCCGAGCTTATCTCGTCACTCGTCACCCGTCACTCGTCACTTTTTTATGATCGCATGACAGAGTGCCCCTATCCTGAGAGGCTGAAGACCTTTGAGACAGGCATAAGGCCCGAACCTGTCTATACTGTACGGTTGATTGAGGATGGCAAGGCAGCGATCGAAAGGATAAACAAAGACCTCGGCCTCGGGCTTGATGGCTGGGACATAGATTACTACTACAACCTCTTTGCCAATGACCTTAAGAGAAACCCAACAAATGTAGAATGCTTTGACCTCGGCCAGTCAAACAGCGAGCACTCAAGGCACTGGTTCTTTAAGGGAAGACTCGTCATAGATGGTAAAGAGGTTCCTGCAACCCTCATGGAACTGATAAAAGAACCATATAAGAGAAATCCAAATAACAGCATAATCGCCTTTAAAGACAACTCAAGCGCAATAAGGGGATACATGATAAAGACCATCATTCCTGAGAGAGTTGATAAACCATCTTTCTTTGTCGGGAAAGAACTCACGTACAACATCATATTCACTGCAGAGACCCATAACTTCCCGAGTGGTGTTGCACCTTTTCCCGGTGCAGAGACAGGCACAGGAGGAAGGATAAGGGATATTCAGGCAGTTGGTAGGGGAGGTCTTGTTGTTGCAGGCACTGCTGCCTACTGTGTCGGAAACCTCCATATCCCTAACTACAGGCTTCCCTGGGAGGACAAATCCTTTGAATATCCGGGGAACTTAGCATCCCCCCTCCAGATAGAGATAGAGGCGAGCAATGGCGCATCAGATTATGGGAATAAATTCGGAGAGCCTGTTATTCAGGGATTCACGAGGTCTTTTGGCATGAGGCTTCCAGATGGTGAGAGGAGGGAGTGGATAAAGCCGATAATGTTCACAGGCGGTGTCGGCCAGATGAACGAAGGGCATGTAGAAAAAGGACAGCCTGAGAAGGGCATGCTCGTTGTCAAGGTCGGCGGCCCTGCCTACAGGATTGGCATAGGCGGCGGGGCTGCATCGAGCATGATAGCAGGAGAAAGCAGGGAAGAACTCGACTTCAATGCAGTTCAGCGCGGGGATGCAGAGATGGAGCAGAAGATGAACAGGGTAATCCGCGCCTGTATAGAGCTCGGAAAAGAAAACCCCATAATCAGCATCCATGATCAGGGTGCCGGAGGAAACTGCAATGTCCTGAAGGAGCTAATATATCCTGCAGGCGCAAAAATAGAAGTAAGAAAAATCCCCCTCGGGGACAACACCCTTTCTATCTTAGAGATATGGGGTGCTGAGTATCAGGAAGCAAATGCCCTTCTGATCCAGCCTGAAAAGCTAAAAATCTTTGGGGATTTATGCAAAAGAGAAAATGTCCCATTTGCTATTGTTGGGCAGATTACGGATGATGGCTATGTAGTCCTTTATGATGAAAATGACGGAAGCACTCCGGTCAACCTCGACCTCAAAAAGGTTCTTGGAGAGATGCCGCAGAAGACGTTTAACTTCAATAGAATCCCTCCGAAGCTTGAGCCTCTCAAACTGCCAGAGGATATAACTGTGAAGGATGCACTCGAGAGGGTTTTAAGGCTTGTCTCTGTCGGTTCAAAGAGGTTCCTCACAAACAAGGTAGACCGCTCTGTTACAGGCCTGATAGCGAGGCAGCAGTGTTCCGGCCCACTTCAACTTACTGTCTCTGATGTTGCTGTCATTGCTCAGAGCCACTTCGGTGTGACCGGCGCTGCAATATCCATAGGAGAACAACCCATAAAAGGCCTCATAAATCCAGGGGCAATGGCGAGGATGGCTGTTACAGAGGCTATCACCAATATTGTCTGGGCAAAGGTAAGCAAACTCGAGGACATAAGATGCTCAGGCAACTGGATGTGGGCTGCAAAGTTTCCTGGCGAGGGCGCTGCAATATACGATGCTGCTCTTGCTATGAGGGATATTATGATGGAACTGGGCATAGCAGTAGATGGCGGGAAGGATAGCCTCTCTATGGCAGCAGTTGTTCAAAAAATGAGAGGGGAGAAAGAAATAGTAAAGGCACCAGGGTCATTGGTTATCTCTGCCTATGTCACATGCCCTGATATTACGAAGGTGATAACTCCTGATATAAAAAGCCCGGGACAGAGCAGATTGCTTTATATAGATTTAGGCAATGGCAGATATAGACTCGGAGGCTCTGCCCTTGCCCATGTCTACAACCAGATCGGTGATGAATCTCCTGATATGGAAGACCCGGACTTGCTGAAACGCGCCTTTGCGGCAACACAGAGACTTATCGATGAAGGCATCATCCTCTCAGGCCACGATATAAGCGATGGCGGTTTAATAGTGACCCTTCTTGAGATGGCTTTTTCAGGAAATTGTGGAATTGAAATAAGTCTGGAGTCGGGAGTGAGGAGTCGGGAGCCAAAGAACGGATTAATATCGCTATTATTCGCTGAAGAATCGGGTCTGGTTATCGAATATCTGCCGGAGAAGGAAAATGAAATTATCTCAATATTTAAAAGTTTCGCTGTTCCCCATCAAATCATAGGCAAAAGCCTATCAGAAAAAAGAATAAAAATAAATCTCCTGACTCCTGACTCTCGACTCCTGACTGTATTAGATGAAGATCTGAGACATCTACGGGCATTGTGGGAAGAGACGAGCTATCAGCTTGAAAGGCTGCAGACAGACCCTGAGTGTGCGGATGAGGAAAAAAAGAATATCTACGATAGAAAAGGCCCTCACTTCAACATAACCTTTACACCCGAACAGACACCTTTTGAGATTCTCAGCAGAGATTCAAAGCCAAAGGTTGCAATCATCCGTGAAGAGGGCAGTAATGGCGACAGGGAGATGACATCTGCCTTTTATATGGCAGGATTCGAGACATGGGATATAACCATGACCGACATAATCAGGGGAGATATATCCCTCGATGATTTCAAGGGCATAGCCTTTGTGGGAGGTTTCAGTTATGCTGATGTCCTCGATTCATCAAAAGGCTGGGCAGGAGTAATAAGATTTAACAAGAGGATTTACGAACAGTTCGAGAGATTCTATCACAGGGATGACACATTCAGCCTCGGCGTATGCAATGGCTGCCAGCTCATGGCACTCCTCGGCTGGGTGCCCTGGAGGGGGATTGAGGACAGGTTTCAGCCGAGGTTTATTCAAAACAGGTCAGGCCGTTTCGAGTCGAGGTTCGTTACTGCAAAGATATTCGAAAGCCCATCTGTAATGCTTAATGGAATAGATGGTTCGACTCTCGGCATATGGGTAGCCCATGGAGAGGGAAGAGCACATTTCCCTGACAATGAGGTTAAAGAGAAGGTTATCAAAATGGGGCTTGCTCCTGTGAGATATGTGGATGATGATGGAGAGATTACAGAATCCTATCCCTTCAATCCAAATGGCTCTCCAGAGAGCATTGCAGCCCTCTGCTCACCAGACGGGAGGCATCTCGCCATCATGCCCCATCCGGAAAGAACATTCTTAAAATGGCAGTGGGCCTGGATGCCTGAGCAATGGAGCGATAAACTTGAAGCATCACCATGGCTCAGGATGTTCCAGAATGCGAGAAAGTGGTGCGATTCCTCTATTTCCTCCAGAAATGCGGGACAAAAAGCACTATAACGGTATATATCTCAAGCCTGCCAATAAGCATACATAGGATAAGAATCCACTTGCCTAAGGTAGGGATGGTGGAATAATTCTCAGCAGGCCCGGCAGTGCCGAGAGCAGGGCCTACATTCGACATTGCAGAGATGGTCGTAGTAGCTGCGGTTATTATATCAATGCCTAAAGCAGTCATACTTACAGTTGCAATGACCCAGATAAACAAAAAAAGAAATAGAAAACCCCAGATCCCACCCAATATCTCTTTTGTTAGAGGTTTCCCATCAAGCTTTATGTATGTCACAGCATGGGGATGGATTAGTTGATAGAGTTCCCTGTATGCCTGTTTCAGCATCAGAAGGATACGGACCTGTTTCATTCCACCTGCAGTTGAGCCCACCATGCCGCCAAAGAACATCAAGGAGACGAGGAGCATCTGGGATAATACAGGCCACTTCTCAAAATCGGCGGTTACATATCCTGTTGCAGTCACTATAGAGGCAACCTGAAAAGAGGCATATCTCAAGGCATCAAAAAGGGATCTATAATTAGAGCCAATTATATTTAATGTAATTAAAACTATAGATGAGAAAACAATCAGACAGAAAAACCTGAATTCGCTGCTCCTCCAGTATCGCGAGAAATCACCCCTGAAGGCATAGAAATGGAGAGAGAAATTTACCCCTCCAATTAGCATAAGAATGGTTATAACAATATCTATATAGGCGCTCTGGTAATAGGCTATG carries:
- a CDS encoding adenylosuccinate lyase, yielding MIARYTRPEMGRIWESENKFKKWLDVEMAVCEAWAEIGKIPKDAVRKIKKKARFDVERIDEIEKTVKHDVIAFLTSVAENAGPESRFIHKGLTSSDIVDTAQSLLMREASDIIIQDIKELMAVLKRQAFRYKDTPCMGRSHGVHAEPMTFGLKFTLWYEEMRRNFARIERAREAVSIGKFSGAVGTFSNIPPLIEEKVCKKLGLRPEPVATQVVQRDRHAEYLLTLALIAASIEKIAVEIRHLQRTEVLEAEEPFEAGQKGSSAMPHKRNPVGCENLSGLARVVRANAMAALENIALWHERDISHSSVERIIIPDSSILVDYMLNRLTGILDGLQVYPERMKGNMAGSYGLYNSQRVMLALTEKGLSREKAYAIVQRNAMKSWKGKRDFKGLLLKDKEVKKYLTTKEIENIFNLKHYFRNVDYIFKRVFGK
- the nusB gene encoding transcription antitermination factor NusB → MKRRRAREYALQMLFQLDLAQGHLTSEFIKDFWADKKEDNDVKDFASSLVEGTWKNLDKIDELIKKSAEHWSLKRMAAVDRSILRFATYEILYRSDIPSSVAINEAIEIAKKYSTLDSAPFINGILDRISKYQEAAKVKKM
- a CDS encoding bifunctional 3,4-dihydroxy-2-butanone-4-phosphate synthase/GTP cyclohydrolase II; amino-acid sequence: MEQYKFNTIDEAIDDIAQGKIVILVDDEDRENEGDLTMAAEKVTPEAINFMAKYGRGLICLSLTPERVDELRLQMMADENTSAFGTPFTVSIEAKKGVTTGISAADRARTILTAIDPKTRPEDLARPGHVFPLRARRGGVLQRAGQTEGSVDLARLAGLYPAGVICEIMNDDGTMARVPQLMEFSHRHNMKIVTIKDLIKYRMRNECLVRRLATTKLPTKSGGEFTAIAFGNFVDSGVHIALVKGEIKPTDEILVRVHSECLTGDVFGSRRCDCGEQLHKAMEMIKDEGKGVILYMRQEGRGIGLANKLKAYELQDKGLDTVEANIKLGFKPDLRDYGIGAQILVNLGVRKMKLMTNNPRKIVGLEGYGLKVVKRVPIEGMPHERNIRYLITKKKKLGHILENV
- a CDS encoding metallophosphoesterase family protein produces the protein MRYAIISDVHGNLEALKSVLKAIGREGVNSIWFLGDAVGYGPNPNDAKAAVKWTKNIMTKKNASILKDLPITKRIKDKGILLVHATPKEPQRWHYMFTLQDARLNFRFFPEKLCFIGHTHQPSIVEHSPRGKLTAYMDGVEIKDYHRYIVNAGSVGQPRDGNPDACYVIYSKNIIEIKRVPYDILLTQKKMHEAGLPLPLIERLAWGT
- the purL gene encoding phosphoribosylformylglycinamidine synthase, with the translated sequence MIYRYRRPALSETKRRNLLSIVRERVSPEIEDIQTEYCFYIESAEALTPEEIDALRWLLSETFEPENFSDKSFLTRHSSLVTEPALSLSKGHCLFEVGPRMNFTTAWSTNAVSVCHACGLKKITRIERSRRYKLIKGQGTRDEGQDSELISSLVTRHSSLFYDRMTECPYPERLKTFETGIRPEPVYTVRLIEDGKAAIERINKDLGLGLDGWDIDYYYNLFANDLKRNPTNVECFDLGQSNSEHSRHWFFKGRLVIDGKEVPATLMELIKEPYKRNPNNSIIAFKDNSSAIRGYMIKTIIPERVDKPSFFVGKELTYNIIFTAETHNFPSGVAPFPGAETGTGGRIRDIQAVGRGGLVVAGTAAYCVGNLHIPNYRLPWEDKSFEYPGNLASPLQIEIEASNGASDYGNKFGEPVIQGFTRSFGMRLPDGERREWIKPIMFTGGVGQMNEGHVEKGQPEKGMLVVKVGGPAYRIGIGGGAASSMIAGESREELDFNAVQRGDAEMEQKMNRVIRACIELGKENPIISIHDQGAGGNCNVLKELIYPAGAKIEVRKIPLGDNTLSILEIWGAEYQEANALLIQPEKLKIFGDLCKRENVPFAIVGQITDDGYVVLYDENDGSTPVNLDLKKVLGEMPQKTFNFNRIPPKLEPLKLPEDITVKDALERVLRLVSVGSKRFLTNKVDRSVTGLIARQQCSGPLQLTVSDVAVIAQSHFGVTGAAISIGEQPIKGLINPGAMARMAVTEAITNIVWAKVSKLEDIRCSGNWMWAAKFPGEGAAIYDAALAMRDIMMELGIAVDGGKDSLSMAAVVQKMRGEKEIVKAPGSLVISAYVTCPDITKVITPDIKSPGQSRLLYIDLGNGRYRLGGSALAHVYNQIGDESPDMEDPDLLKRAFAATQRLIDEGIILSGHDISDGGLIVTLLEMAFSGNCGIEISLESGVRSREPKNGLISLLFAEESGLVIEYLPEKENEIISIFKSFAVPHQIIGKSLSEKRIKINLLTPDSRLLTVLDEDLRHLRALWEETSYQLERLQTDPECADEEKKNIYDRKGPHFNITFTPEQTPFEILSRDSKPKVAIIREEGSNGDREMTSAFYMAGFETWDITMTDIIRGDISLDDFKGIAFVGGFSYADVLDSSKGWAGVIRFNKRIYEQFERFYHRDDTFSLGVCNGCQLMALLGWVPWRGIEDRFQPRFIQNRSGRFESRFVTAKIFESPSVMLNGIDGSTLGIWVAHGEGRAHFPDNEVKEKVIKMGLAPVRYVDDDGEITESYPFNPNGSPESIAALCSPDGRHLAIMPHPERTFLKWQWAWMPEQWSDKLEASPWLRMFQNARKWCDSSISSRNAGQKAL
- a CDS encoding 6,7-dimethyl-8-ribityllumazine synthase translates to MKKYEGELQAKGLKFGIVVSRFNDFITNRLLEGAIDTLLRHGAEQHDIEVVRVPGSFEIPLVAKKLAQKKSYDAVICLGTVIRGATPHFEYIASEVAKGIASASLETGIPIAFGVITADTIEQAVERAGAKSGNKGWDAALTAIEMAQLLKKL
- a CDS encoding TrkH family potassium uptake protein codes for the protein MNIPLVLNLVGIVIIIASTFMLLPVAVSIIYGGEDFTALGESFLIALFAGIILSFLTRAQRGTEIKHRDGFAVVTLSWLAISFFGSLPFILSGSIPSFTDAYFEAMSGFTTTGASILTDVEALPKGILLWRSLTHWMAGMGIIVLSLAILPMLGAGGMQLFKAEVSEIVVERLRPRIADTAKSLWYVYTAITIFGVILLLLGGMDLYDALCHSFGAVATGGFSIKNASIAYYQSAYIDIVITILMLIGGVNFSLHFYAFRGDFSRYWRSSEFRFFCLIVFSSIVLITLNIIGSNYRSLFDALRYASFQVASIVTATGYVTADFEKWPVLSQMLLVSLMFFGGMVGSTAGGMKQVRILLMLKQAYRELYQLIHPHAVTYIKLDGKPLTKEILGGIWGFLFLFLFIWVIATVSMTALGIDIITAATTTISAMSNVGPALGTAGPAENYSTIPTLGKWILILCMLIGRLEIYTVIVLFVPHFWRK